In Streptomyces capitiformicae, one genomic interval encodes:
- a CDS encoding extracellular solute-binding protein — protein MRRGIAATALVASIALTATACGGSDSGDSADGPVTITWWDTSNATNEAPTYKALVKEFEAANKDIKVKYVNVPFDQAQNKFDTAAGASGAPDVLRSEVGWTPAFAKKGFFAPLDGTEALADQDKFQDNLIKQAQYEGKTYGVPFVTDTLALVYNKELFEKAGITEAPKTWDDLKKAAATIKDKTGVDGYWGSTQAYYAQSFLHGEGTDTVDAAGKKITVNSAEAKKAYGTWLSLFDGKGLHKADTTADAYAHIQDAFVNGKVAAIIQGPWEITNFYKGSAFKDKANLGIATVPAGSTGKAGAPTGGHNLSVYAGSDKAHQEASLKLVNFMTSAKSQETIALKNSTLPTRDDAYTAEVKADPGIAGYQTVLAVAQPRPELPEYSSLWTPLDTELLAVAGGKEPLDKGLSNAETAIAKLVPDFSK, from the coding sequence ATGCGGCGTGGCATAGCGGCCACCGCGCTGGTGGCGTCGATCGCCCTCACGGCGACGGCCTGCGGCGGAAGCGACAGCGGCGACTCGGCCGACGGTCCGGTCACCATCACCTGGTGGGACACCTCCAACGCCACCAATGAGGCACCCACGTACAAGGCCTTGGTCAAGGAGTTCGAGGCCGCCAACAAGGACATCAAGGTCAAGTACGTCAATGTGCCCTTCGACCAGGCACAGAACAAGTTCGACACCGCCGCCGGAGCCTCCGGCGCCCCGGACGTGCTGCGCTCCGAGGTCGGCTGGACCCCCGCCTTCGCCAAGAAGGGCTTCTTCGCGCCGCTGGACGGCACCGAGGCTCTCGCGGACCAGGACAAGTTCCAGGACAACCTGATCAAGCAGGCCCAGTACGAGGGCAAGACGTACGGTGTCCCGTTCGTCACCGACACCCTCGCGCTGGTCTACAACAAGGAGCTCTTCGAGAAGGCCGGCATCACCGAGGCCCCGAAGACCTGGGACGACCTGAAGAAGGCCGCCGCCACCATCAAGGACAAGACCGGCGTCGACGGCTACTGGGGATCCACCCAGGCCTACTACGCCCAGTCCTTCCTCCACGGCGAGGGCACCGACACCGTCGACGCCGCCGGCAAGAAGATCACCGTCAACTCCGCCGAGGCCAAGAAGGCGTACGGCACCTGGCTGAGCCTCTTCGACGGCAAGGGCCTGCACAAGGCCGACACCACCGCCGACGCCTACGCCCACATCCAGGACGCCTTCGTCAACGGCAAGGTCGCCGCGATCATCCAGGGCCCCTGGGAGATCACGAACTTCTACAAGGGCAGCGCCTTCAAGGACAAGGCCAACCTGGGCATCGCTACCGTCCCGGCCGGCTCCACCGGCAAGGCGGGCGCCCCGACTGGCGGCCACAACCTCTCCGTCTACGCCGGCTCGGACAAGGCGCACCAGGAGGCGTCGCTGAAGTTGGTCAACTTCATGACCTCGGCGAAGTCCCAGGAGACCATCGCCCTGAAGAACTCCACGCTGCCCACGCGCGACGACGCCTACACCGCCGAGGTCAAGGCCGACCCGGGCATCGCCGGCTACCAGACCGTCCTCGCCGTCGCCCAGCCGCGCCCGGAGCTGCCCGAGTACAGCTCCCTGTGGACCCCGCTCGACACCGAGCTGCTGGCCGTCGCGGGCGGCAAGGAGCCCCTGGACAAGGGCCTGAGCAACGCGGAGACCGCGATCGCCAAGCTGGTCCCGGACTTCAGCAAGTGA
- a CDS encoding DUF3105 domain-containing protein, giving the protein MAAKNNSSAARKARIEEMRRAERSRERRNRILTIGASVLIVGGLVVGGTVLIQSQTDDSGSNSASDSKAAGKWKTGSDGVKTWSTKLSQNHVTKSVDYPMEPPVGGDHNPAWQNCNGDVYDKAIKNENAVHSLEHGAVWVTYNSKASDADVKALAEKVKKTPYTLMSPVDDQKDPITLSAWGAQRTITSATDPNLDKFFEKYVQGKQTPEPGAACTNGVS; this is encoded by the coding sequence ATGGCCGCCAAGAACAACAGCAGCGCGGCGCGCAAGGCGCGCATCGAGGAGATGCGCCGTGCCGAGCGCTCCCGAGAGCGCCGGAACCGGATCCTCACGATCGGTGCCAGCGTGCTGATAGTCGGCGGCCTCGTGGTGGGCGGTACGGTCCTCATCCAGTCCCAGACCGACGACAGCGGCAGCAACTCGGCGAGCGACTCCAAGGCCGCGGGCAAGTGGAAGACCGGCTCGGACGGCGTGAAGACCTGGAGCACCAAGCTCTCCCAGAACCACGTCACGAAGAGCGTGGACTACCCGATGGAGCCCCCGGTCGGCGGCGACCACAACCCGGCCTGGCAGAACTGCAACGGCGACGTCTACGACAAGGCCATAAAGAACGAGAACGCCGTCCACTCCCTGGAGCACGGCGCGGTCTGGGTGACGTACAACAGCAAGGCCTCCGACGCCGACGTCAAGGCGCTCGCGGAGAAGGTCAAGAAGACCCCGTACACGCTGATGAGCCCGGTCGACGACCAGAAGGACCCGATCACGCTCAGCGCGTGGGGCGCGCAGCGCACGATCACGAGCGCCACGGACCCGAACCTCGACAAGTTCTTCGAGAAGTACGTCCAGGGCAAGCAGACTCCCGAGCCGGGTGCTGCCTGCACCAACGGCGTCTCCTGA
- a CDS encoding DUF305 domain-containing protein, with product MKHIGWIASGAAAVLVAAGAITYAVADGDDSGLDAPAADSADAGFARDMAVHHQQAVEMSYIVRDRTDDEEVRRLAYDIAQTQANQRGMMIGWLDLWGLPKVSSDKPMAWMGMGDMASGEDGALMAGMATNAEMEKLGTLNGKQAEIFFLQLMTDHHKGGIHMAEGCVSKCTVGVEKKLAQGMVNGQESEIALMTGMLRERGAAPRSSSGESGDASTDEPSPSASTSATTEEHEGH from the coding sequence ATGAAGCACATCGGTTGGATCGCCTCCGGTGCCGCGGCGGTGCTCGTCGCGGCCGGAGCGATCACCTACGCGGTCGCCGACGGCGACGACTCAGGGCTGGACGCCCCCGCCGCCGACTCCGCGGACGCGGGGTTCGCCCGGGACATGGCCGTCCATCACCAGCAGGCCGTCGAGATGTCGTACATCGTGCGGGATCGCACGGACGACGAAGAGGTCCGGCGGCTCGCGTACGACATCGCGCAGACGCAGGCCAACCAGCGCGGCATGATGATCGGCTGGCTCGACCTCTGGGGCCTGCCGAAGGTGTCCTCGGACAAGCCGATGGCCTGGATGGGCATGGGCGACATGGCCTCCGGCGAGGACGGCGCCCTGATGGCCGGCATGGCGACCAACGCCGAGATGGAGAAGCTGGGCACGCTCAACGGCAAGCAGGCCGAGATCTTCTTCCTCCAGCTGATGACCGACCACCACAAGGGCGGCATCCACATGGCGGAGGGCTGCGTCTCCAAGTGCACGGTCGGCGTCGAGAAGAAGCTCGCGCAGGGCATGGTCAACGGCCAGGAGTCCGAGATCGCGCTGATGACGGGGATGCTCAGGGAGCGGGGGGCCGCGCCCAGGTCGTCCTCCGGGGAGTCCGGAGACGCCTCGACGGATGAGCCGAGCCCGTCCGCGTCGACGTCAGCGACGACCGAGGAACACGAGGGGCACTGA
- a CDS encoding glutamine synthetase family protein: protein MDKQQEFVLRTLEERDIRFVRLWFTDVLGFLKSVAVAPAELEQAFDEGIGFDGSAIEGFARVYESDMIAKPDPSTFQVLPWRAEAPGTARMFCDILMPDGSPSFADPRYVLKRALAKASDLGFTFYTHPEIEFFLLKDKPTDGSRPTPADYSGYFDHTPHNVGMDFRRQAITMLESMGISVEFSHHEGAPGQQEIDLRYADALSTADNIMTFRLVMKQVALEQGVQATFMPKPFSEHPGSGMHTHLSLFEGDRNAFYESGAEYQLSKVGRSFIAGLLKHAAEIAAVTNQWVNSYKRIWGGSERTAGAGGEAPSYICWGHNNRSALVRVPMYKPGKTGSARVEVRSLDSGANPYLAYAMLLAAGLKGIEEGYELPPGAEDDVWALSDAERRAMGIEPLPQNLGEALTLMERSDLVAETLGEHVFDFFLRNKRQEWEEYRSEVTAFELRKNLPVL from the coding sequence ATGGACAAGCAGCAGGAGTTCGTGCTCCGTACGTTGGAGGAGCGCGACATCCGTTTCGTACGCCTGTGGTTCACGGACGTGCTGGGCTTCCTGAAGTCCGTGGCCGTGGCCCCTGCCGAGCTGGAACAGGCGTTTGACGAGGGCATCGGCTTCGACGGCTCGGCCATCGAGGGCTTCGCCCGGGTGTACGAGTCCGACATGATCGCCAAGCCGGACCCGTCGACGTTCCAGGTCCTGCCGTGGCGCGCGGAGGCCCCGGGCACCGCCCGTATGTTCTGCGACATCCTCATGCCGGACGGCTCCCCGTCCTTCGCCGACCCGCGCTATGTCCTGAAGCGGGCCCTGGCCAAGGCCTCCGACCTGGGGTTCACCTTCTACACCCACCCCGAGATCGAGTTCTTCCTGCTGAAGGACAAGCCGACGGACGGCTCCCGGCCGACCCCGGCCGACTACTCGGGCTACTTCGACCACACCCCGCACAACGTCGGCATGGACTTCCGCCGCCAGGCGATCACCATGCTGGAGTCGATGGGCATCTCGGTCGAGTTCTCCCACCACGAGGGCGCGCCGGGCCAGCAGGAGATCGACCTGCGCTACGCCGACGCCCTCTCGACGGCGGACAACATCATGACGTTCCGCCTGGTCATGAAGCAGGTGGCGCTGGAGCAGGGCGTCCAGGCGACGTTCATGCCGAAGCCGTTCAGTGAGCACCCGGGCTCGGGCATGCACACGCACCTCTCGCTCTTCGAGGGCGACCGGAACGCGTTCTACGAGTCCGGCGCCGAATACCAGCTCTCCAAGGTCGGCCGCTCCTTCATCGCGGGCCTGCTGAAGCACGCCGCCGAGATCGCCGCGGTCACCAACCAGTGGGTCAACTCCTACAAGCGCATCTGGGGCGGCTCCGAGCGCACGGCGGGCGCCGGTGGCGAGGCCCCCTCGTACATCTGCTGGGGCCACAACAACCGCTCCGCCCTGGTCCGCGTCCCGATGTACAAGCCCGGCAAGACGGGCTCGGCACGGGTCGAGGTCCGCTCCCTGGACTCCGGGGCGAACCCGTACCTCGCCTACGCGATGCTCCTGGCCGCCGGCCTCAAGGGCATCGAGGAGGGCTACGAGCTCCCGCCGGGCGCCGAGGACGACGTCTGGGCCCTCTCGGACGCCGAGCGCCGCGCGATGGGCATCGAGCCCCTCCCCCAGAACCTCGGCGAGGCCCTGACCCTCATGGAACGCAGCGACCTCGTCGCCGAGACCCTCGGCGAACACGTCTTCGATTTCTTCCTCCGCAACAAGCGGCAGGAGTGGGAGGAGTACCGCTCCGAGGTGACGGCGTTCGAGCTGCGGAAGAACCTGCCTGTGCTGTAA
- a CDS encoding phosphatase PAP2 family protein, protein MGDSTVTTLQEGREQAAPRSVTDAPEQAEQAEQAEQAEQAEKGCLQRLRTPRRPRFWFEILLIAVSYWTYSLIRNAVPEQKAQAFRNADWIWKVEHHLGIAVEDTVNHAVNSVTWLIVGMNYYYATLHFVVTLGVLVWLYRSHPGRYAATRLVLFSTTAVALVGYYFYPLAPPRLMTSENFIDTVLVHQTWGSMASGDLKNMSNQYAAMPSMHIGWSLWCGLTIFALASVPWVRVLGLLYPTLTLVVIVATANHFWLDAVGGMLCLAFGYTVARTWYGALPHALPQQVAGGDGARRLEPVKV, encoded by the coding sequence ATGGGTGACTCGACCGTGACGACACTGCAGGAAGGCCGGGAGCAGGCCGCTCCCCGGTCGGTCACGGATGCGCCGGAGCAGGCGGAGCAGGCGGAGCAGGCGGAGCAGGCGGAGCAGGCGGAGAAGGGCTGTCTTCAGCGGCTGCGGACTCCGCGTCGCCCTCGTTTCTGGTTCGAGATCCTGCTGATCGCGGTGAGTTACTGGACGTACTCGCTGATCCGTAACGCGGTGCCGGAGCAGAAGGCCCAGGCGTTCCGCAACGCCGACTGGATCTGGAAGGTGGAGCACCATCTCGGGATCGCCGTCGAGGACACGGTCAATCACGCAGTGAACTCGGTCACATGGCTCATCGTCGGCATGAACTACTACTACGCGACACTGCACTTCGTCGTCACGCTCGGTGTCCTGGTGTGGCTCTACCGTAGTCATCCGGGTCGTTACGCGGCGACGCGTCTGGTGCTGTTCTCGACGACCGCGGTGGCCCTGGTCGGCTACTACTTCTATCCGCTGGCCCCGCCCCGCCTGATGACCAGCGAGAACTTCATCGACACGGTCCTCGTCCACCAGACCTGGGGTTCCATGGCCTCCGGGGACCTGAAGAACATGTCGAACCAGTACGCGGCCATGCCCTCCATGCACATCGGCTGGTCCCTGTGGTGCGGCCTGACGATCTTCGCGCTGGCCTCGGTGCCATGGGTGCGGGTACTGGGCCTGCTCTACCCGACGCTGACCCTGGTCGTCATCGTCGCCACCGCCAACCACTTCTGGCTCGACGCGGTGGGCGGCATGCTGTGCCTCGCCTTCGGTTACACGGTGGCCCGCACCTGGTACGGGGCGTTGCCGCACGCGCTGCCTCAGCAGGTGGCTGGGGGCGATGGGGCGCGGCGGTTGGAGCCGGTGAAGGTCTAG
- a CDS encoding HAD family hydrolase — translation MSRARPRRRQRRPRNTRGTELVLPGPGKCVLFDVDGTLIDAVDNQRRVWGTWAGRYGLDAADVYGVALRTRPMETFAEVAPDQDPGECLALLHELEDEDVRSGVYGAFAGAAELLRALPPRSWALVTSNYEHRVRGRFARTGLPVPPVLVDAAAVDEGKPSPVPYLLAAERLGVRPEDCLVIEDAPSGVEAGLRAGMTVWAVNTPTPAPGVHRHFPTLSEAAPEILAFARSRTGASARYSS, via the coding sequence ATGAGCCGAGCCCGTCCGCGTCGACGTCAGCGACGACCGAGGAACACGAGGGGCACTGAACTCGTGCTGCCCGGCCCCGGCAAGTGTGTCCTCTTCGACGTCGACGGCACGTTGATCGACGCCGTGGACAACCAGCGCCGGGTCTGGGGCACGTGGGCGGGGCGATACGGCCTGGACGCGGCCGACGTCTACGGGGTGGCCCTGCGGACGCGGCCGATGGAGACCTTCGCGGAGGTGGCTCCGGACCAGGACCCGGGGGAGTGCCTGGCCCTGCTGCACGAGTTGGAGGACGAGGATGTCCGGTCCGGCGTCTACGGGGCCTTCGCCGGCGCGGCGGAGCTGCTCAGGGCCCTGCCGCCGCGGTCATGGGCGCTGGTGACCTCGAACTACGAGCACCGGGTGCGGGGACGGTTCGCGCGTACGGGGCTGCCGGTCCCGCCCGTCCTCGTGGACGCCGCCGCGGTGGACGAGGGCAAACCGTCGCCCGTGCCCTATCTGCTCGCCGCCGAGCGGCTCGGCGTCCGGCCCGAGGACTGCCTGGTCATCGAGGACGCCCCCTCCGGAGTCGAGGCGGGACTGCGGGCCGGCATGACGGTATGGGCGGTCAACACCCCGACTCCGGCACCCGGCGTACACCGCCACTTCCCGACCCTCAGCGAAGCGGCTCCGGAGATCCTCGCCTTCGCCCGCTCGCGGACCGGCGCTTCTGCCAGGTACTCCAGCTAG
- a CDS encoding carbohydrate ABC transporter permease, whose translation MTVAIDRATGKRRGEPSGRPGPLTRLKNGYQRYWYAYAMIAPVVVVLGVLVVYPLVRGFYLTLTNANSLNSARRIGVNEIEATYEFIGLDNYADILWGPTSYDRFWSHFIWTIVWTALCVTLHYVIGLGLALLLNQKLHGRTLYRLILVLPWAVPTFVTVFGWRFMLADGGIINAGLETLHLPTPLWLEDTFWQRFAAVMVNTWCGVPFMMVSLLGGLQSIDTSLYEAAEMDGASAWQRFRYVTLPGLRTVSSTVVLLGVIWTFNQFAVIFLLFGDTAPEAQILVTWAYYLGFGQQPRDFAQSAAYGILLLAILIVFTSVYRRWLNRDEQQLAI comes from the coding sequence ATGACAGTCGCCATCGACCGCGCGACCGGCAAGCGCCGCGGTGAGCCGAGCGGGCGCCCCGGCCCGCTGACGCGTCTGAAGAACGGGTACCAGCGCTACTGGTACGCGTACGCGATGATCGCCCCCGTGGTCGTCGTGCTCGGCGTCCTCGTGGTGTACCCCCTGGTACGCGGCTTCTACCTCACCCTCACCAACGCCAACAGCCTCAACTCGGCGCGCAGGATCGGCGTCAACGAGATCGAGGCCACCTACGAGTTCATCGGCCTGGACAACTACGCCGACATCCTCTGGGGCCCGACCTCGTACGACCGCTTCTGGTCGCACTTCATCTGGACGATCGTCTGGACCGCGCTCTGCGTCACCCTGCACTACGTCATCGGCCTCGGCCTCGCGCTGCTGCTCAACCAGAAGCTGCACGGCCGCACCCTCTACCGGCTGATCCTGGTCCTGCCCTGGGCGGTACCCACCTTCGTCACCGTGTTCGGCTGGCGGTTCATGCTCGCCGACGGCGGCATCATCAATGCCGGCCTCGAAACGCTGCACCTGCCGACACCGCTGTGGCTGGAGGACACCTTCTGGCAGCGGTTCGCCGCGGTCATGGTCAACACGTGGTGCGGGGTGCCGTTCATGATGGTCTCGCTGCTCGGCGGCCTCCAGTCCATCGACACCTCGCTGTACGAGGCCGCCGAGATGGACGGCGCGAGCGCCTGGCAGCGCTTCCGGTACGTCACCCTGCCGGGCCTGCGAACCGTCAGCTCCACCGTCGTACTCCTCGGCGTGATCTGGACGTTCAACCAGTTCGCCGTCATCTTCCTGCTGTTCGGCGACACCGCGCCCGAGGCGCAGATCCTTGTGACCTGGGCGTACTACCTGGGCTTCGGGCAGCAGCCGCGTGACTTCGCGCAGTCGGCGGCCTACGGCATCCTGCTGCTGGCCATCCTGATCGTCTTCACCTCCGTCTACCGCCGCTGGCTGAACCGCGATGAGCAGCAGCTCGCGATCTGA
- a CDS encoding LacI family DNA-binding transcriptional regulator, with translation MTTRLADIAAQAGVSEATVSRVLNGKPGVAATTRQSVLAALDVLGYERPVRLRQRSAGLVGLITPELENPIFPALAQVIGQALTRQGYTPVLATQTPGGSTEDELTEMLVDRGVAGIIFVSGLHADTSADMQRYEQLRAQGVPFVLVDGFSPKVQAPFISPDDRAAMNLAVTHLVSLGHTRIGLALGPKRFVPVQRKIEGFVRTMQDQLRLNAADVESELVQHSLYTLEGGQAAAMALIDRDCTAVVCASDMMALGAIRAARQRGLQVPQDISVVGFDDSPLIAFTDPPLTTIRKPVPAMGQAAVRTLLEEIGGTPAPHSEFVFMPELVVRGSTASAPGSLGSLVERTRS, from the coding sequence GTGACCACACGGCTTGCCGACATCGCAGCCCAGGCGGGGGTCAGCGAGGCGACTGTCAGCCGCGTCCTGAACGGGAAGCCGGGCGTCGCCGCGACCACCCGCCAGTCAGTCCTCGCCGCCCTCGACGTCCTGGGCTACGAGCGGCCGGTACGGCTGCGGCAGCGCAGCGCGGGCCTGGTGGGCCTGATAACCCCGGAGCTGGAGAACCCGATATTCCCGGCCCTGGCCCAGGTCATCGGCCAGGCGCTGACCCGGCAGGGCTACACCCCGGTCCTCGCCACCCAGACCCCTGGTGGGTCCACGGAGGACGAGCTGACGGAGATGCTCGTCGACCGCGGGGTCGCCGGCATCATCTTCGTCTCCGGTCTGCACGCGGACACCTCCGCGGACATGCAGCGCTATGAGCAACTGCGGGCGCAGGGCGTGCCGTTCGTGCTGGTGGACGGCTTCTCCCCCAAGGTGCAGGCGCCCTTCATCTCGCCGGACGACCGCGCGGCGATGAACCTGGCGGTGACGCATCTGGTGTCGCTCGGTCACACCCGGATAGGGCTGGCCCTCGGCCCGAAGCGCTTCGTTCCCGTGCAACGCAAGATCGAGGGCTTCGTCCGTACGATGCAGGACCAGCTGCGACTGAACGCCGCGGACGTCGAGTCCGAGCTCGTCCAGCACTCCCTCTACACCCTGGAGGGCGGCCAGGCGGCGGCCATGGCGCTCATCGACCGGGACTGTACGGCGGTGGTGTGCGCGAGCGACATGATGGCGCTCGGTGCGATCCGGGCGGCACGTCAGCGGGGTCTGCAGGTCCCGCAGGACATCTCGGTGGTCGGCTTCGACGACTCCCCCTTGATCGCCTTCACGGACCCACCGCTGACGACGATCCGCAAGCCGGTCCCGGCCATGGGGCAGGCGGCGGTGCGTACGTTGCTGGAGGAGATCGGCGGGACGCCCGCCCCGCACAGCGAGTTCGTGTTCATGCCGGAACTGGTGGTGCGCGGGTCGACCGCTTCGGCCCCTGGTTCTCTCGGTTCTCTGGTGGAACGCACTCGTTCCTGA
- a CDS encoding bifunctional [glutamine synthetase] adenylyltransferase/[glutamine synthetase]-adenylyl-L-tyrosine phosphorylase, producing the protein MMAPGRRSSTFTRLLRHGFTDPSAAERLLESVELTAVRNDPVLLHALGATADPDLALLGLVRLLEAQPDHTARREVLDTLIAAKPLRDRLLGVLGASAALGDHLARHPHDWRALVMYEPEDLHPGIEEFERGLAEATDPVSLRVAYRRCLLSIAARDVCGTTDVAQAAAELADLATATLRAALAIARAAAPEDAAQCRLAVIAMGKCGGHELNYVSDVDVIFVGETADGADEQKAIRAATRLASHMMRICSETTVEGTIWPVDANLRPEGRNGPLVRTLSSHLAYYQRWAKTWEFQALLKARPVAGDLELGEEYVAALEPLVWKAAERENFVADVQRMRRRVVENIPVAEVDRQLKLGPGGLRDVEFAVQLLQLVHGRADTSLRSGTTLDALGALAAGGYVGRADAAQLDAAYRFLRSMEHRIQLYRLRRTHLVPDDETDLRRIGRSLGLRTEPVAYLHREWRRHAAVVRRLHEKLFYRPLLDAVAQLASGETRLSADAARERLVALGYADPAAALRHLEALASGVSRKAAIQRTLLPVLLGWFADSADPDAGLLNFRKVSDALGRTPWYLRLLRDEGAAAENLARVLSAGRLAPDLLLRAPEAVSLLGDGDGGTGGVGGAGGAGGAGGAGGLEPRERAPLEQEILAAVRRADDAEQAVTVARGVRRRELFRTAARDIVGSYGTESSPAAADQGALVDLVGGAVSDLTAATIAGTLRAVVRDGWGDTLPTRFAVIGMGRFGGHELGYGSDADVLFVHEPREGADEQEAARAANTVVAEMRRLLQIPSADPPLLIDADLRPEGKSGPLVRTLKSYEAYYRRWSLVWESQALLRAEPVAGDEDLGRRFVELIGPLRYPQGGLGDDAVREIRRLKARMESERLPRGADPTLHTKLGRGGLSDVEWTVQLLQLRHGWREPGLRTTRTRAALAAACAAGLVSAEDTAVLDEAWVLATRVRNAVMLVRGRAGDTFPSGGRELAAVGRYLGYGPGRVGDMLDDYRRTTRRARAVVDDLFYAD; encoded by the coding sequence ATGATGGCGCCGGGGCGCAGGAGCAGCACGTTCACGCGACTGCTGCGGCACGGTTTCACCGACCCCTCGGCCGCCGAGCGGCTGCTCGAGAGCGTCGAACTGACGGCCGTACGGAACGATCCGGTGCTGTTGCACGCGCTGGGTGCCACCGCCGATCCGGATCTGGCGCTGCTGGGCCTCGTACGGTTGCTGGAGGCGCAGCCGGACCATACGGCGCGGCGGGAGGTGCTGGACACGCTGATAGCGGCCAAGCCGCTGCGTGACCGGCTGCTGGGTGTGCTGGGCGCCTCGGCGGCGCTCGGGGACCATCTCGCGCGCCACCCGCATGACTGGCGGGCGCTGGTGATGTACGAGCCGGAGGACCTGCACCCGGGCATCGAGGAGTTCGAGCGGGGCCTCGCCGAGGCCACCGACCCGGTGTCGCTGCGGGTGGCGTACCGCCGCTGTCTGCTCTCGATCGCCGCGCGGGACGTGTGCGGTACCACCGATGTCGCCCAGGCGGCCGCCGAGCTCGCCGACCTCGCCACCGCCACCCTCCGCGCCGCCCTCGCCATCGCCCGTGCCGCCGCGCCCGAGGACGCGGCCCAGTGTCGGCTCGCGGTGATCGCGATGGGCAAGTGCGGAGGCCATGAGCTCAACTACGTCTCCGACGTCGATGTCATCTTCGTGGGGGAGACCGCGGACGGGGCCGACGAACAGAAGGCCATCCGCGCCGCCACCCGCCTCGCCTCGCACATGATGCGGATCTGCTCCGAGACGACGGTCGAGGGGACCATCTGGCCGGTCGACGCCAATCTGCGCCCCGAGGGGCGCAACGGCCCGCTCGTACGGACGCTCAGCAGCCATCTCGCGTACTACCAGCGGTGGGCGAAGACCTGGGAGTTCCAGGCGCTGCTCAAGGCCCGGCCGGTCGCCGGGGACCTCGAACTGGGGGAGGAGTACGTCGCCGCGCTCGAACCCCTCGTCTGGAAGGCGGCCGAGCGGGAGAACTTCGTCGCCGACGTGCAGCGCATGCGGCGCCGGGTCGTCGAGAACATTCCGGTCGCCGAGGTCGACCGCCAGCTGAAGCTGGGGCCGGGCGGGCTGCGGGACGTCGAGTTCGCCGTGCAGCTGCTCCAGCTCGTGCACGGCCGCGCGGACACCTCGCTGCGCAGCGGGACCACCCTCGACGCGCTCGGCGCCCTCGCCGCCGGCGGATACGTGGGCCGCGCCGACGCCGCCCAGCTCGACGCCGCCTACCGTTTCCTGCGCTCCATGGAACACCGCATCCAGCTGTACCGCCTGCGCCGCACCCACCTCGTCCCCGACGACGAGACCGACCTGCGGCGCATCGGACGCTCGCTCGGTCTGCGCACCGAGCCGGTCGCCTATCTGCACCGCGAGTGGCGGCGCCACGCGGCCGTCGTACGACGGCTGCACGAGAAGCTCTTCTACCGCCCGCTCCTCGACGCCGTCGCCCAACTCGCATCCGGCGAGACCAGGTTGAGCGCCGACGCGGCCCGTGAACGCCTCGTCGCCCTCGGTTACGCCGACCCGGCCGCCGCCCTGCGCCACCTGGAGGCGCTGGCCTCCGGCGTCTCCCGCAAGGCGGCCATCCAGCGGACGCTCCTGCCCGTCCTCCTTGGCTGGTTCGCGGACTCGGCCGACCCGGACGCCGGACTCCTCAACTTCCGCAAGGTGTCGGACGCGCTCGGCAGGACCCCCTGGTACCTGCGCCTGCTGCGCGACGAGGGAGCCGCCGCCGAGAACCTCGCCCGCGTGCTCTCCGCCGGACGCCTCGCCCCCGACCTACTGCTGCGCGCCCCCGAGGCCGTCTCCCTGCTCGGCGACGGGGACGGCGGTACGGGTGGTGTCGGCGGTGCCGGTGGCGCAGGCGGTGCCGGTGGCGCCGGCGGGCTCGAACCCCGCGAACGCGCCCCCCTGGAACAGGAGATCCTCGCCGCCGTCCGCCGCGCCGACGACGCCGAACAGGCGGTCACGGTGGCGCGCGGCGTACGCCGACGCGAGCTGTTCCGTACGGCCGCGAGGGACATCGTCGGCTCCTACGGCACTGAGTCGTCCCCGGCCGCGGCCGACCAGGGGGCGCTGGTGGACCTGGTGGGCGGCGCGGTCTCTGACCTCACGGCCGCGACCATCGCGGGGACCCTGCGGGCCGTCGTGCGCGACGGCTGGGGGGACACCCTGCCCACCCGTTTCGCGGTCATCGGCATGGGCCGCTTCGGCGGCCACGAACTGGGATACGGCTCCGACGCCGACGTCCTCTTCGTCCACGAACCCCGGGAGGGTGCCGACGAACAGGAGGCGGCCCGCGCCGCCAACACCGTCGTCGCCGAGATGCGCCGTCTGCTCCAGATCCCCAGCGCCGACCCGCCGCTGCTGATCGACGCGGACCTGCGCCCCGAGGGCAAGTCCGGGCCGCTGGTGCGGACGCTGAAGTCGTACGAGGCGTACTACCGCCGGTGGTCGCTGGTGTGGGAGTCGCAGGCCCTGCTGCGGGCCGAGCCGGTCGCCGGGGACGAGGATCTGGGCCGCCGTTTCGTCGAACTGATCGGCCCTCTGCGCTACCCGCAGGGCGGGCTCGGCGACGACGCGGTACGCGAGATCCGCCGCCTCAAGGCCCGTATGGAGTCCGAGCGCCTGCCGCGCGGCGCCGACCCCACGCTCCACACCAAGCTCGGGCGGGGCGGTCTGTCGGACGTGGAATGGACCGTGCAGCTCCTGCAGCTCCGGCACGGCTGGCGTGAGCCGGGGCTCAGGACGACCCGCACCCGCGCGGCACTGGCGGCGGCGTGCGCGGCCGGCCTGGTGAGCGCGGAGGACACGGCCGTGCTGGACGAGGCGTGGGTCCTGGCCACGCGGGTCCGTAACGCGGTGATGCTGGTGCGGGGGAGGGCGGGCGACACGTTCCCCTCCGGGGGGCGGGAGCTGGCCGCGGTGGGCCGCTACCTGGGCTACGGCCCCGGCCGCGTGGGCGACATGCTCGACGACTACCGCCGCACCACGCGCCGGGCGAGGGCCGTGGTGGACGACCTGTTCTACGCCGACTGA